A region of bacterium BMS3Abin14 DNA encodes the following proteins:
- the fdhA_2 gene encoding formate dehydrogenase subunit alpha precursor, translated as MSSEGKAGVKELVWFRKKLIPESLTVRERKVMARMNVTRRDFLKISGAGVSGAALGGLGLRGISMAGARGGNTAIKYSRESISICPYCAVGCGLIVQAHDGKVVYMDGDPDHPINEGTLCSKAQALRQVSENPWRITKPLYRAPKSGEWKEVSWDWAYSQIARRVKKSRDAGFTKVNAGGQVVNRNDGVASVGSAALDNEECYILQKWLRALGLVYIEHQARI; from the coding sequence GTGAGTTCCGAAGGCAAGGCAGGTGTTAAAGAGTTAGTTTGGTTCCGAAAAAAGCTTATTCCCGAATCTTTAACCGTAAGAGAAAGGAAGGTGATGGCAAGGATGAATGTTACGAGAAGAGATTTTTTAAAGATCTCCGGCGCCGGCGTGTCCGGTGCGGCGTTGGGAGGGCTCGGCCTTCGCGGTATATCAATGGCCGGCGCCAGAGGCGGCAATACGGCCATCAAGTATTCCAGGGAGTCGATCTCCATCTGCCCGTACTGTGCAGTCGGATGCGGCCTTATTGTCCAGGCCCATGACGGCAAGGTCGTTTACATGGACGGCGATCCTGACCATCCGATCAACGAGGGGACCCTTTGCTCCAAGGCTCAGGCTTTGCGTCAGGTTTCCGAAAACCCGTGGCGTATCACCAAGCCTCTGTACCGGGCCCCGAAGAGCGGGGAATGGAAAGAGGTCAGCTGGGACTGGGCCTACAGCCAGATTGCCCGCAGGGTAAAGAAGAGCCGCGACGCAGGTTTTACAAAGGTCAATGCCGGCGGACAGGTAGTGAATCGAAATGATGGGGTTGCTTCGGTGGGTTCCGCGGCCCTGGATAACGAGGAGTGCTACATCCTCCAGAAATGGCTTCGCGCTCTGGGCCTGGTGTATATCGAACACCAGGCAAGGATATGA
- a CDS encoding formate dehydrogenase accessory protein FdhE yields the protein MASSDKTGSNAIQALFKGKMDMEEMEEVLKLYRTLSALNAKALKPGKRFHAPGGDEAEMRLKEGFTLLQPIEIMPSERAMVNRAAEILDVLRVHSDHADGNSRASGLLDEKGLFRKMVENYLVDGEERFRDAGVIPPPLNPEIALFTVFNVLKGTFRDISHALGKIDTSGWEHGFCPVCGGGPAVAVLKGEGGKRYLICHRCETTWRFRRIMCPFCGNSDYEKLGFFTLEGGDSNLRVDFCNSCKGYIKTWDSGGDDNPNPEVEDLKTPGYDLAAEGEGYRRSAPNIFGVWVGFDVDDGDGPEDAPA from the coding sequence ATGGCAAGCTCGGACAAAACCGGTTCAAATGCTATCCAGGCCCTCTTTAAGGGAAAAATGGACATGGAGGAGATGGAGGAGGTTCTTAAACTCTACAGGACCCTTTCCGCCCTCAATGCGAAGGCGCTGAAACCCGGTAAAAGGTTTCATGCACCAGGCGGGGACGAGGCCGAGATGAGGCTCAAGGAAGGGTTTACACTCCTTCAACCCATCGAGATCATGCCATCGGAGCGGGCCATGGTTAACAGGGCCGCAGAGATACTGGATGTGTTGAGGGTCCATTCTGACCATGCGGATGGAAACAGCAGGGCATCAGGCCTTCTGGATGAAAAAGGGCTGTTTCGAAAAATGGTGGAAAATTACCTTGTTGACGGCGAGGAGAGATTCAGGGATGCCGGGGTGATCCCCCCACCTCTCAATCCGGAGATCGCCCTCTTCACCGTCTTCAACGTCCTTAAGGGAACATTCAGGGATATATCCCATGCCCTCGGAAAAATTGACACCTCGGGTTGGGAGCATGGATTCTGTCCTGTCTGCGGGGGCGGCCCCGCCGTTGCAGTACTGAAGGGTGAGGGTGGGAAACGATACCTGATCTGCCACAGGTGTGAGACCACATGGCGCTTTCGAAGGATCATGTGCCCCTTCTGCGGGAACAGCGACTACGAAAAATTGGGGTTCTTCACCCTGGAAGGCGGGGACAGCAATCTGAGGGTGGATTTTTGCAACAGCTGCAAGGGATACATAAAAACGTGGGATTCCGGGGGGGATGATAATCCCAATCCGGAGGTGGAGGATCTCAAGACCCCCGGCTACGATCTGGCCGCGGAAGGGGAAGGGTACCGGAGGAGCGCCCCCAATATTTTCGGTGTCTGGGTCGGCTTTGATGTGGATGACGGGGACGGGCCCGAGGATGCCCCCGCCTGA
- the fdoG gene encoding formate dehydrogenase-O major subunit precursor, whose amino-acid sequence MKNKGISRRSFLKIGGGLLLTTLSSGEAGAFRGAKNRSVIYGGETPSRCPLCSMGCGVIYFRDSDGRWKVEGDPDCPVAMGSLCARGISLTAVTDSVKSVGSLHRYPGESSWREVSWEDAVYAVGRRIKDARDHEMSGRTTAGMSSNRLDNMGMICGGSLTNEEAYLLSKLFRSMGMVKMDTTVRVSYGMAVQGLSGVLGLPAPTHPPTQVAESDLVIVAGCNPGQTAPVLSRFLDEVRRRSGTVVFIDPRWTESIKPGDIWLQTRPGCDAAVFGGFISWILEHGERRTEELLKHTDASFSTLTEIMGQYQRYTRGKSRGKLKMDPGLSEPYTIYQRLIKHYSRYDLRKIAGISGVDLDLFRRVCKELARTGRQEFSASFVLGAGVLCRPSGSDTVRMAAIIQTLLGNLKKRGGGIIVPSGSGNAQGVCDMGLLAPYLPGYLPLPLEGAKSGNTEFEREDPGALEALARAWFDTKKPSEAVGFLPVVKKDEGISISTILRDVASEKIKVLIVVGSDLVNSFPGGKTVRETLEKLDLLVVIDTVPNETSRFWKEAAGGAFALKTEVIFIPIEPPALRSGSMTDAGRRVRRLCPAHALPETAHPLLHTITRLGVIVKKMAHSEGGPGLSPVKSLRWPIWADTEAVAREINGVVNDDAEKTVPLTPGRDWPRGASCGNRFYRGQMAGETWLAGRRDSSDPYGRGLFERWGWFWPWGMPDPFSWVFGHEKDRSILLRWSGSPPVAPGLSVRFWRTTATGTPFPEHYEPFHSPLPDYLTGGRSDPSIEKMDESSGPWDYLSRRPEDVLAKFPVIMTAHRTGNTMGSGGILGRVGWLTELGTGRMLEMGPALAAELDVVSGDRVNIKTPFVKEPVRALALVTFRLGDFEYNGKHYHVTSVTGYRPERPGTNELFSPVFNGKDGGMQLKAFMVKVEKG is encoded by the coding sequence TTGAAAAATAAGGGCATAAGCAGGAGAAGCTTCCTGAAAATCGGGGGAGGCCTCCTTCTGACCACCCTGTCTTCCGGCGAGGCAGGGGCCTTCCGGGGGGCAAAAAATCGGTCCGTGATCTATGGCGGCGAAACGCCCAGCCGGTGCCCCCTCTGTTCCATGGGCTGCGGTGTTATTTATTTCAGGGACAGCGATGGGCGATGGAAAGTGGAAGGAGACCCCGACTGTCCGGTGGCCATGGGATCCCTGTGCGCCCGTGGGATATCCCTGACCGCCGTCACCGATTCCGTGAAATCGGTTGGCTCATTGCACCGATATCCAGGCGAATCCAGTTGGCGGGAAGTCTCCTGGGAGGATGCCGTCTATGCGGTCGGGCGGCGGATCAAGGATGCCCGGGACCACGAAATGAGCGGACGCACCACTGCAGGGATGTCCTCAAACCGCCTGGATAACATGGGGATGATATGCGGAGGGAGCCTGACTAACGAGGAGGCATATCTTCTCTCCAAACTCTTCCGATCCATGGGAATGGTCAAAATGGACACCACTGTCCGGGTCAGTTACGGGATGGCCGTTCAGGGCCTGTCCGGTGTCCTTGGACTCCCTGCTCCGACCCACCCACCGACACAGGTGGCCGAGAGCGACCTGGTCATAGTTGCCGGGTGCAACCCCGGACAGACTGCTCCTGTACTCTCCCGATTTTTAGACGAGGTAAGGCGGAGGAGCGGAACGGTGGTGTTTATTGACCCCAGATGGACGGAATCCATCAAACCCGGAGATATCTGGCTCCAGACCCGACCTGGATGCGATGCTGCCGTCTTCGGCGGATTCATCTCCTGGATACTCGAACATGGAGAACGCAGGACCGAAGAACTGCTCAAGCATACGGATGCCTCCTTCTCGACCCTGACTGAAATCATGGGACAGTACCAGCGGTATACACGCGGGAAGTCCAGGGGCAAGCTAAAGATGGATCCGGGGCTTTCCGAACCCTACACCATCTATCAGCGATTAATAAAACACTACAGCCGATACGATCTGCGAAAAATCGCCGGGATCTCAGGGGTGGACCTGGACCTTTTTCGACGGGTCTGCAAAGAACTGGCAAGAACGGGGCGCCAGGAGTTTTCCGCCTCCTTTGTCCTTGGGGCAGGCGTTTTGTGCCGTCCATCGGGATCAGATACCGTCCGGATGGCCGCGATAATCCAGACCCTGCTGGGAAACCTGAAAAAGCGGGGCGGCGGGATTATCGTCCCATCCGGGTCGGGAAACGCTCAGGGTGTCTGCGACATGGGCCTGCTGGCGCCATATCTTCCCGGCTACCTTCCGCTGCCGTTGGAGGGAGCCAAATCCGGAAATACCGAATTTGAGAGGGAGGACCCAGGCGCCCTTGAGGCACTGGCCAGGGCCTGGTTTGACACAAAAAAACCTTCCGAGGCCGTCGGTTTTCTACCTGTCGTGAAAAAGGACGAGGGGATTTCAATCAGCACCATCCTCCGTGACGTGGCCAGTGAAAAAATAAAGGTGTTGATAGTTGTCGGTTCGGACCTGGTCAACAGTTTTCCAGGTGGAAAAACAGTCCGTGAAACGCTGGAGAAACTTGACCTCCTGGTAGTTATCGATACCGTGCCCAACGAGACAAGCCGTTTCTGGAAGGAAGCCGCCGGCGGGGCCTTTGCCCTGAAGACGGAGGTTATCTTTATCCCCATAGAGCCCCCGGCCCTTCGTTCCGGGAGCATGACGGATGCCGGAAGAAGGGTTCGCCGCCTTTGCCCAGCCCATGCTCTTCCGGAAACGGCCCATCCTCTCCTCCACACCATAACCAGGCTCGGTGTTATTGTGAAAAAAATGGCCCACAGCGAAGGGGGACCGGGCCTTTCACCGGTGAAATCCCTGAGATGGCCTATTTGGGCAGATACGGAGGCCGTCGCCAGGGAGATTAACGGGGTGGTGAACGATGATGCCGAGAAAACGGTACCCCTCACACCCGGGCGGGACTGGCCCCGTGGGGCCTCCTGCGGTAACCGTTTCTACCGTGGCCAGATGGCCGGTGAGACGTGGCTGGCCGGGAGAAGGGACTCATCGGACCCCTATGGCCGCGGGCTATTTGAACGATGGGGCTGGTTCTGGCCATGGGGAATGCCCGATCCGTTTTCCTGGGTTTTTGGTCATGAAAAGGACAGGTCCATACTGCTTCGCTGGTCAGGCTCTCCGCCGGTTGCGCCTGGTCTATCAGTGCGGTTCTGGCGAACAACCGCCACGGGGACACCCTTCCCGGAGCACTACGAACCGTTCCACAGCCCTCTCCCCGATTACCTGACAGGAGGAAGGTCCGACCCGTCCATCGAGAAAATGGACGAAAGCTCCGGCCCATGGGACTACCTCTCCAGAAGGCCGGAGGACGTGCTGGCTAAATTCCCGGTGATCATGACGGCCCACCGGACAGGCAATACAATGGGAAGCGGAGGTATCCTGGGACGGGTGGGGTGGCTTACGGAGTTGGGAACCGGCCGGATGTTGGAGATGGGGCCAGCCCTGGCGGCCGAACTGGATGTGGTCAGTGGTGACAGGGTCAATATCAAAACACCGTTTGTAAAAGAACCTGTCCGTGCGCTGGCGCTTGTCACTTTCCGTTTGGGGGATTTCGAGTATAATGGAAAACATTACCATGTCACTTCCGTTACCGGTTACAGGCCTGAACGACCTGGGACCAACGAACTCTTTTCCCCCGTCTTCAACGGTAAGGATGGAGGCATGCAGTTGAAAGCATTCATGGTGAAAGTTGAGAAAGGATAG
- the ydfH_1 gene encoding putative HTH-type transcriptional regulator YdfH has product MKDFKIRIQEPKLLSEDIADSIRTAIIKGKFRPGEKISEGELADSMGISRTPLREAFRKLENEGFIEIIPRKGAVVTGINSDEAFQLYEIKSTLEGLAARLATPHMAGKDIEKLEKISVELENFQAEDDIDGYYRTHCRFHEVFVKLSGNSRLIQMISNLNDHFKRFGAVSLTFPGQFAEVARQHREIIEAFRNRDEKSIEAKVRENVITGGVVLVRHLSGKEPVDPE; this is encoded by the coding sequence TTGAAAGACTTCAAGATCAGGATCCAGGAACCAAAGCTTCTGTCGGAGGACATCGCCGATTCTATAAGGACAGCCATTATCAAGGGAAAGTTCCGGCCTGGTGAGAAGATCTCCGAGGGTGAGCTGGCCGATTCCATGGGAATCAGCCGAACCCCCCTTCGGGAAGCGTTCCGAAAGCTGGAAAATGAGGGATTCATAGAGATAATCCCACGGAAAGGGGCCGTTGTTACCGGGATCAACTCCGATGAAGCCTTCCAGCTTTACGAGATAAAAAGCACTCTCGAAGGTCTTGCCGCACGTCTGGCAACTCCCCATATGGCAGGGAAGGACATCGAAAAGCTGGAGAAGATCAGCGTCGAGCTTGAAAATTTTCAGGCGGAGGATGACATTGATGGATATTACAGGACACACTGCAGGTTTCATGAGGTCTTCGTGAAACTCAGCGGGAACAGCCGCCTCATCCAGATGATCTCCAACCTGAACGACCATTTTAAACGTTTTGGCGCCGTCTCTCTGACTTTTCCCGGACAATTTGCTGAAGTGGCCAGACAGCACAGGGAGATTATTGAGGCCTTCCGCAACCGTGATGAAAAAAGCATTGAGGCCAAGGTGAGGGAAAACGTTATCACCGGCGGCGTTGTTCTCGTTAGACATCTCTCCGGAAAAGAGCCCGTTGATCCAGAATGA
- the ydfH_2 gene encoding putative HTH-type transcriptional regulator YdfH — protein MGRPAGLLPIDLDYIRKMKLKKHKTLREQIATSLRESIIRRELAPGQKLTEPELAAKLGISRTPIREAFRQLESEGFLAVIPRRGAVVSTITAKQVEDFYEIKSLLEGYAARVAAEKISNGDIEKLKKINGQLAELAEKSQLEAFFARNNDFHNCFIKLCENEKLLEIRDSMVQRFKGFRMATLSLPGRLMESVNQHKSIIKAFEKKDGRLAEAVVVEHVLLAGEELVQMIKRMEESGIH, from the coding sequence TTGGGTCGTCCGGCTGGATTGCTTCCTATTGACTTGGATTATATCAGGAAAATGAAACTTAAAAAGCACAAAACATTGAGGGAGCAGATTGCCACTTCACTTCGGGAGTCCATTATTCGAAGGGAACTTGCTCCCGGGCAGAAACTTACTGAGCCGGAACTTGCAGCCAAGTTGGGGATCAGCCGTACGCCCATAAGGGAGGCATTCCGTCAGCTTGAGAGTGAGGGATTCCTGGCGGTTATCCCACGCAGGGGGGCGGTAGTATCCACTATCACCGCGAAGCAGGTGGAGGATTTTTATGAGATCAAGAGTCTTCTCGAGGGATACGCTGCCCGGGTTGCCGCCGAGAAAATATCTAACGGCGATATCGAAAAGCTTAAAAAAATAAACGGACAACTGGCCGAACTGGCGGAAAAGAGTCAGCTCGAGGCATTTTTCGCCAGGAATAACGACTTTCATAACTGTTTTATCAAACTTTGCGAAAATGAAAAACTTCTCGAAATTCGGGACAGCATGGTCCAAAGATTCAAGGGCTTTCGCATGGCCACGCTGTCCTTGCCTGGTCGGCTTATGGAGTCTGTAAACCAGCACAAGTCTATCATCAAGGCATTTGAAAAAAAGGACGGTCGCCTGGCCGAAGCAGTCGTGGTTGAACATGTTCTCCTCGCCGGCGAGGAGTTGGTCCAGATGATCAAAAGGATGGAGGAATCCGGAATCCATTGA
- the pagN gene encoding outer membrane protein PagN precursor, giving the protein MKRILVLPLSLIIVVIFCSSAQALERMYVSAQTGTVKLGDGTFDDLTDEPDLGKSDVLFASGSNRFVVLGYSFPNGRLEMEAGYRLNDVDSVGTTAVDGINYVVRSLMFNGYYDLERESFYTPFIGAGIGGAHITLDDAGVKAVDDVLAYQVTAGVAVHVTRSIALDFQYRFFYTTEAELKTGVHKYSSFLRAHNFSVGVRIYL; this is encoded by the coding sequence ATGAAAAGGATACTTGTTCTACCCCTGAGTTTAATTATTGTCGTTATTTTCTGTTCTTCCGCTCAGGCACTGGAGCGCATGTACGTGTCGGCACAGACAGGGACCGTGAAGCTTGGCGACGGCACCTTCGATGATCTGACGGATGAACCGGACCTCGGGAAGAGCGACGTCCTGTTCGCCTCCGGTTCCAACAGGTTCGTCGTTCTCGGATATTCCTTTCCCAACGGCAGGCTGGAGATGGAGGCAGGATACCGTCTCAACGATGTTGATTCTGTGGGGACTACAGCTGTCGACGGCATCAATTATGTCGTCCGGAGCCTTATGTTCAACGGCTATTACGATCTGGAAAGGGAATCGTTCTACACCCCGTTTATCGGCGCAGGCATAGGCGGAGCCCACATCACCCTGGATGATGCAGGAGTCAAGGCGGTCGATGATGTTCTGGCCTACCAGGTCACAGCAGGGGTCGCGGTGCATGTCACACGGTCCATAGCCCTGGACTTCCAGTACCGTTTTTTCTATACGACGGAGGCGGAATTGAAGACCGGGGTCCACAAGTACAGCAGTTTTTTAAGGGCGCATAACTTCTCAGTAGGTGTGCGTATCTATTTATAA
- the yfiC gene encoding tRNA1(Val) (adenine(37)-N6)-methyltransferase yields MTISTDEIGGKGLVVVQRVRGARASVDGILLARFPDVQAGWRVADLGCGNGLVGLMMAYDHPECTVVGVEVQAGLIRQAAEGAGLSGLKNIRFVQADLRNYPWKFNPERHERAGFDLVVANPPYREVGTGRLSPDPERAASRHELLGNAGDFAVAAAAILRRGGRSVWIYLAERRDHLLDTLQNHLLQPVRVRFVHSRAGDPPKLVLVEARKEDTQRPAVTDPPLILYAGPGHRNYTGEARKILYGE; encoded by the coding sequence ATGACTATTTCCACTGATGAAATCGGTGGAAAAGGGCTGGTAGTCGTCCAGCGCGTCCGGGGGGCAAGGGCATCCGTGGACGGAATTCTCCTCGCACGTTTTCCCGATGTTCAGGCCGGGTGGCGTGTCGCTGATCTCGGGTGCGGCAACGGGTTGGTGGGGCTCATGATGGCGTACGATCATCCTGAATGTACGGTGGTCGGCGTGGAGGTCCAGGCCGGCCTGATCCGCCAGGCCGCGGAAGGCGCAGGGTTAAGCGGCCTGAAAAACATACGTTTTGTTCAAGCGGATCTGCGAAATTATCCATGGAAGTTCAACCCGGAGAGGCATGAACGGGCCGGGTTCGACCTGGTGGTTGCCAACCCGCCCTACAGAGAGGTTGGAACGGGCAGGCTGAGCCCCGATCCCGAACGGGCGGCTTCCAGACACGAACTTCTGGGCAACGCGGGGGATTTCGCCGTTGCTGCTGCCGCCATCCTCCGCCGGGGCGGCCGCTCCGTCTGGATATATCTGGCCGAGCGTCGCGATCACCTCCTGGACACCCTCCAGAATCATCTGCTGCAGCCGGTTCGGGTCCGTTTCGTTCACTCCAGGGCCGGTGATCCCCCCAAACTGGTTCTGGTGGAGGCCCGGAAGGAAGATACGCAGCGGCCGGCGGTCACCGACCCTCCATTGATCCTCTACGCCGGTCCCGGTCACAGGAATTACACCGGGGAGGCCAGGAAGATCCTGTACGGGGAGTGA
- the rimO gene encoding ribosomal protein S12 methylthiotransferase RimO, producing MTESSPQARVKIAVVSLGCSKNLVDTEVMLGHLTGSGCEVVDDPESADWILVNTCSFLTEAVAESLDRIVELAAIKKKWPDKRLIVAGCMVSRFGEELKVEVPEIDALVAPSSLEQVVFAVTGKDIVPSASQTFSTRLISFPAHRAYLKIGEGCSNHCAYCMIPLIRGEFVSRPLSSIVDEARWLVGQGVKEITLVAQDTGRYGLDKGGGDLPELIRSVLDLDGDYWLRALYIHPTRVSGHLLEALSSDERVCRYMDVPFQHVSPSVLRRMGRGSAPDPRRVLEMVRKQLPGAFFRTTLMTGFPGETGEDFQALLRFVREAQINHLGVFAYSREEGTPADGLTAQVNPETARERLGLLMEEQNRVSRALLREMVGLKLEVLVEGADDEGAFGRHRGQAPEVDGVVRLNRSCAPGSRVMARIVGSGDYDLMGEII from the coding sequence GTGACGGAATCGTCACCGCAAGCCAGGGTGAAAATCGCGGTTGTTTCTCTCGGGTGCTCCAAAAATCTCGTGGACACAGAGGTAATGCTGGGGCATCTGACCGGGTCCGGGTGTGAGGTCGTCGACGATCCCGAGTCCGCGGACTGGATCCTTGTCAATACATGTTCCTTTCTCACCGAGGCTGTCGCCGAATCCCTTGACCGCATAGTGGAACTTGCCGCCATCAAGAAAAAGTGGCCGGACAAAAGGCTCATTGTGGCCGGGTGTATGGTGAGCCGTTTTGGTGAGGAACTTAAGGTAGAGGTCCCGGAGATTGACGCCCTTGTTGCCCCGTCTTCTCTGGAACAGGTTGTGTTCGCGGTCACGGGAAAGGACATTGTCCCCTCTGCGAGCCAGACTTTTTCAACCCGTTTGATCTCCTTTCCTGCTCACAGGGCGTACCTCAAGATCGGGGAGGGCTGCTCCAACCACTGTGCCTATTGCATGATCCCACTGATCAGGGGCGAATTTGTCAGCCGTCCCCTGTCTTCAATCGTGGATGAGGCCCGCTGGCTTGTTGGGCAGGGGGTGAAAGAGATCACCCTCGTGGCTCAGGATACTGGACGCTACGGCCTGGACAAGGGCGGTGGGGACCTGCCGGAACTCATTCGATCCGTTCTTGATCTGGACGGCGACTACTGGCTGAGGGCCCTTTACATCCACCCCACCAGGGTCAGTGGACACCTTCTGGAGGCGCTGTCCTCCGATGAAAGGGTATGCCGGTACATGGATGTCCCCTTCCAACACGTGTCGCCCTCTGTGTTGAGGCGCATGGGCAGGGGAAGCGCGCCGGACCCGCGGAGGGTTCTGGAGATGGTGAGGAAGCAACTCCCCGGAGCCTTTTTCAGGACCACACTGATGACCGGTTTCCCGGGTGAGACCGGGGAGGACTTCCAGGCGTTGCTCAGGTTTGTCCGGGAAGCCCAAATCAATCACCTGGGGGTCTTTGCCTACAGCCGGGAAGAGGGCACACCAGCGGATGGCCTCACGGCTCAGGTGAATCCGGAGACGGCACGGGAGCGGCTGGGGCTCCTGATGGAAGAGCAGAATCGGGTGTCCCGGGCGTTGCTCAGGGAAATGGTCGGGCTTAAACTGGAGGTCCTTGTGGAGGGTGCGGATGATGAGGGCGCCTTCGGGCGTCACAGGGGTCAGGCTCCCGAAGTGGACGGGGTCGTCAGGCTGAACCGGAGCTGTGCTCCGGGGAGCCGGGTTATGGCCCGGATCGTGGGAAGCGGTGACTACGACCTTATGGGGGAGATAATCTAA
- the lolA gene encoding outer-membrane lipoprotein carrier protein precursor, whose amino-acid sequence MRSAFAAIMILLITAAPGWAADADNGTARVLALVRKAYSTITTIRARFDQTEDRPGVGISHREEGVLSFVLPDRMRWDYQGKKPHRVIIDGSLVWIYMPSRNQVVRRKMTPEEMRQGAGTFLGGIDRLEKDFTVRSGGTGSEGRYVLKLFPKSKKTPYDMIKILVGPDTGIIERITIYHRIGNVTTISFSRIERNVKLSPDLFKWDIPEGTEIVEP is encoded by the coding sequence ATGAGGTCGGCCTTTGCTGCCATAATGATCCTTCTCATCACCGCAGCCCCGGGTTGGGCGGCAGATGCCGATAACGGGACAGCCAGAGTTCTGGCCCTTGTTCGAAAGGCCTACAGCACCATCACGACCATCCGTGCGAGATTTGACCAGACCGAGGATCGCCCCGGGGTGGGAATATCCCATCGGGAAGAGGGCGTTCTGTCCTTTGTGCTGCCCGACAGGATGCGCTGGGACTACCAGGGGAAAAAACCCCACAGGGTTATCATCGACGGGTCTCTTGTATGGATCTATATGCCCAGCAGGAACCAGGTCGTCAGGAGGAAGATGACCCCGGAGGAGATGCGCCAGGGAGCAGGTACTTTTCTCGGCGGCATTGACCGCCTTGAGAAGGATTTTACGGTACGGTCCGGCGGGACGGGGTCCGAAGGAAGATACGTGCTGAAACTTTTTCCGAAATCGAAGAAAACCCCCTACGACATGATCAAAATTCTCGTGGGACCGGACACCGGAATCATCGAAAGGATCACTATCTACCACAGGATAGGCAACGTGACCACCATTTCCTTCTCCAGGATCGAGAGGAATGTGAAACTGTCACCCGACCTGTTCAAGTGGGACATCCCCGAGGGGACGGAGATCGTCGAACCGTGA